Proteins encoded together in one Lathyrus oleraceus cultivar Zhongwan6 chromosome 5, CAAS_Psat_ZW6_1.0, whole genome shotgun sequence window:
- the LOC127086069 gene encoding COP9 signalosome complex subunit 6a gives MASSSSSGLTFKLHPLVIVNISDHYTRVKSQMNPTLAPHNNTTNNGVDGVVSSIPPRVFGCVIGVQKGRTVEIFNSFELLYDPSTHSLDRPFLEKKQELYKKVFPHFYILGWYSTGSDAEESDMHIHKALMDINESPVYVLLNPAINHSQKDLPVSIFESELHVIDGIPQLIFVRSSYTIETVEAERISVDHVAHLKPSDGGSAATQLAANLTGIHSAIKMLHSRIKVLHHYLLAMEKGDVPCENSLLRQVSSLLRRLPAIESGKFQDDFLMEYNDTLLISYLAMLTNCSSAMNDLVDKFGTAYDRHTRRGGRTAFM, from the exons ATGGCTTCCTCATCGAGCAGCGGCTTAACATTCAAGCTACATCCACTGGTAATCGTAAACATCTCCGATCATTACACGAGGGTTAAGTCTCAGATGAACCCTACACTTGCTCCTCACAACAACACAACCAACAACGGCGTCGACGGCGTCGTTTCTTCCATTCCGCCGCGTGTATTCGGCTGTGTAATCGGTGTTCAGAAAGGTCGCACCGTTGAAATATTCAACAGCTTCGAACTCCTATACGATCCTTCTACTCACTCTCTTGATCGTCCTTTCCTTGAGAAGAAGCAAGAACTCT ATAAGAAGGTTTTTCCACACTTCTACATACTGGGATGGTATTCCACTGGGAGTGATGCAGAGGAATCTGATATGCATATTCACAAAGCT TTGATGGATATCAATGAGAGTCCAGTTTATGTTCTTCTAAACCCTGCGATCAATCATTCTCAGAAGGATCTTCCTGTCAGTATATTTGAAAGTG AATTGCATGTCATAGACGGGATTCCACAACTTATCTTTGTTCGGTCAAGCTATACTATTGAG ACTGTTGAAGCAGAACGGATCTCAGTTGATCATGTTGCTCATCTAAAGCCATCTGATGGTGGTTCAGCAGCTACACAAT TGGCTGCTAACCTTACTGGTATACACAGCGCAATCAAAATGCTTCATAGCAGAATAAAGGTGCTACATCACTATCTTCTTGCAATGGAAAAAG GTGATGTTCCTTGTGAGAATTCACTATTAAGGCAAGTGTCGAGTCTCCTGAGAAGATTACCTGCTATTGAATCTGGAAAATTTCAAGATGATTTTTTGATG GAATACAATGACACCTTGTTGATTAGTTACCTTGCCATGCTGACCAACTGCTCAAG TGCAATGAATGATTTGGTGGACAAGTTCGGTACTGCGTATGATAGACATACCAGAAGAGGTGGACGAACTGCTTTCATGTGA